A genomic window from Rhizobium sp. Pop5 includes:
- a CDS encoding MurR/RpiR family transcriptional regulator, giving the protein MDIFSTLQEDKGRLSPSESRIAEIIVNDFEFAVNASIIELAERAKVSPPTVTRFCRRLGCESFSDFKVQLARTAHIGVRYLKPESKSTDPADVAQDIITKAQNALFLLHRSLDLAAIEAAVSLIAKADMIYAFGSGGNSSMIADELQNRLFRLGLRITASSDHSMQLMMAAAARPGDVVIGSSFSGRNMELVRAFELARDTKVKTIALTQTDSPVAKAAEIVVPIDLPEGNNIYRPTSTRIAYIAMVDILSSLVAYAVQPKATTTLRRIKQQLVLHRDGDDRQLLGD; this is encoded by the coding sequence TTGGATATTTTTTCGACATTGCAGGAAGACAAAGGCCGGCTCTCCCCCTCCGAGAGCCGCATCGCCGAGATCATCGTCAATGATTTCGAATTTGCCGTGAATGCCTCGATCATCGAGCTTGCGGAACGCGCGAAGGTTTCGCCGCCGACCGTCACACGCTTTTGCCGCCGGCTGGGCTGCGAAAGCTTTTCCGACTTCAAGGTGCAGCTTGCCAGGACGGCGCATATAGGCGTGCGCTATTTGAAACCGGAATCGAAGAGCACCGATCCGGCCGATGTCGCCCAGGATATCATCACCAAGGCCCAGAACGCACTCTTCCTCCTGCATCGGTCGCTCGATCTTGCCGCGATCGAGGCCGCCGTTTCGCTTATCGCCAAGGCCGATATGATCTATGCCTTCGGCTCCGGGGGCAATTCGTCGATGATCGCCGACGAGTTGCAGAACCGCCTCTTTCGTCTCGGTCTGCGCATTACCGCAAGTTCCGACCACAGCATGCAGTTGATGATGGCGGCGGCGGCCAGGCCGGGCGACGTGGTGATCGGCTCGTCCTTCTCAGGGCGCAATATGGAGCTGGTGCGGGCCTTCGAGCTTGCCCGCGACACCAAGGTGAAGACGATCGCTTTGACCCAGACGGACAGCCCCGTCGCCAAGGCCGCCGAGATCGTGGTGCCGATCGATCTTCCGGAAGGCAACAACATCTACCGCCCGACGTCCACGCGCATCGCCTATATCGCGATGGTCGATATTCTCTCGAGCCTGGTCGCCTACGCCGTTCAGCCCAAGGCGACGACGACGCTTCGGCGCATCAAGCAGCAGCTCGTCCTTCACCGGGACGGCGACGACCGGCAATTGCTTGGAGATTGA
- a CDS encoding ABC transporter ATP-binding protein, with protein MGQLLLNKVQKFYGDYEVLKGVQLEVRNGEFVVFVGPSGCGKSTLLRMIAGLDATTAGDIVINGVRVNDLPPVKRGIAMVFQSYALYPHMTVFENIAFPLRVEKMEEAKLKAKVENAARILHLEQRLQQKPGMLSGGQRQRVAIGRAIVREPKIFLFDEPLSNLDAALRADMRIELAKLHRQLKATMIYVTHDQVEAMTMADRIVVLDAGNISQTGAPLELYHKPANQFVAGFIGNPKMNFLPVTCKGVGANGVEVDYQGQTAVLPVTPREGMIGKSLTLGIRPEHIQLGGGDIVFTVTPTVIERLGANTVAYASLNGEGENFCAMLPGSVGIRPDAPVSTGINAADCHLFDEAGIAFERRVELTEIDMNVINPTAA; from the coding sequence TTGGGACAGCTTCTTCTCAACAAAGTTCAGAAGTTCTACGGCGACTATGAAGTCCTGAAGGGCGTGCAGCTCGAAGTGAGGAATGGCGAGTTCGTCGTTTTCGTCGGCCCGTCCGGCTGCGGCAAGTCCACGCTCTTGCGCATGATCGCCGGTCTTGACGCGACGACGGCCGGCGATATCGTCATCAATGGCGTCAGGGTCAATGACCTGCCGCCGGTCAAGCGCGGCATCGCCATGGTGTTCCAGTCCTACGCGCTCTACCCGCACATGACTGTTTTCGAGAACATCGCCTTCCCGCTCCGTGTCGAGAAGATGGAAGAGGCAAAGCTCAAGGCCAAAGTCGAAAATGCCGCGCGCATCCTGCATCTCGAGCAGCGGCTGCAGCAGAAACCTGGCATGCTTTCGGGCGGCCAGCGCCAGCGTGTCGCGATCGGCCGCGCCATCGTGCGCGAACCCAAGATATTCCTGTTCGACGAGCCGCTCTCCAACCTCGATGCGGCCCTGCGCGCCGATATGCGCATCGAGCTCGCCAAGCTGCACAGGCAGTTGAAGGCGACGATGATCTATGTGACGCACGACCAGGTCGAGGCCATGACGATGGCCGACCGGATCGTCGTGCTTGACGCCGGCAACATCTCCCAGACGGGCGCGCCGCTCGAGCTTTATCACAAGCCCGCGAACCAGTTCGTCGCGGGCTTCATCGGCAATCCGAAAATGAATTTCCTGCCGGTAACCTGCAAGGGCGTCGGCGCCAACGGCGTCGAGGTGGATTATCAGGGCCAGACCGCCGTTCTGCCGGTGACACCGCGCGAGGGCATGATCGGCAAATCTTTGACGCTCGGCATCCGGCCGGAGCATATCCAGCTCGGCGGTGGCGATATCGTCTTTACCGTGACGCCGACGGTCATCGAGCGCCTTGGAGCCAATACTGTCGCCTACGCATCGCTCAACGGTGAGGGTGAGAATTTCTGCGCCATGCTTCCCGGCAGCGTCGGCATCCGTCCGGATGCGCCTGTTTCGACCGGCATCAATGCCGCCGATTGCCATCTCTTCGACGAAGCCGGCATTGCCTTCGAGCGGCGCGTGGAACTGACGGAAATCGATATGAACGTGATCAACCCGACGGCGGCTTGA
- a CDS encoding D-TA family PLP-dependent enzyme: protein MHDNRFAVVAKAGDKIADLSTPRPVIDEARVAANIARVQSYMDQHGLNFRPHIKTHKIPALAVAQVAAGAKGINCQKVTEAEVFAKAGFGDILITFNILGQQKLERLARLNEKISALKVVADSEVTVDGLAAHFSGHKPLMVLVECDTGAGRCGVQTPEEAASLAKRIAAADGLTFGGIVTYPKPQSAAAVEAFIAETVSRLKSDGITCPIVSNGGTPSLFEAHLVKSATEHRAGTYIYNDRQMVRMGHCTEDDCAMHVLATVVSRPNADRAVIDAGSKALTSDLQGFSDYGLIVGYPEARITSLSEEHGVIDLSTCTGPRPQIGEKLFIIPNHTCVVSNLFDTMVFHRGGVVTRVEEVAARGLVW, encoded by the coding sequence ATGCATGACAACAGGTTCGCCGTCGTCGCCAAGGCAGGTGATAAGATCGCCGATCTCTCGACGCCGCGGCCTGTCATCGACGAGGCCCGTGTGGCTGCAAACATCGCCCGCGTCCAATCCTATATGGATCAGCACGGGCTGAACTTTCGCCCGCATATCAAGACGCACAAGATCCCGGCCCTTGCCGTCGCGCAGGTCGCCGCAGGCGCCAAGGGCATCAATTGCCAGAAGGTGACGGAAGCCGAGGTCTTCGCCAAAGCCGGCTTCGGGGACATCCTCATCACCTTCAATATCCTCGGACAACAGAAGCTCGAGCGGCTGGCCAGGCTGAACGAGAAGATTTCGGCCTTGAAAGTCGTTGCCGACAGCGAAGTGACGGTCGACGGGCTCGCCGCGCATTTTTCCGGACACAAGCCGCTGATGGTGCTCGTGGAATGCGACACCGGTGCCGGCCGCTGCGGCGTGCAGACGCCGGAGGAAGCGGCCTCGCTCGCCAAGCGCATCGCCGCCGCCGATGGCCTCACCTTCGGCGGCATCGTGACCTACCCGAAGCCGCAATCGGCCGCCGCCGTGGAAGCCTTCATCGCAGAAACGGTGAGCCGCCTGAAATCGGACGGCATAACCTGCCCGATCGTCAGCAATGGCGGAACGCCGAGCCTCTTCGAGGCGCATCTCGTCAAATCGGCGACGGAACACCGGGCCGGCACCTATATCTACAACGACCGCCAGATGGTGCGCATGGGCCATTGCACCGAGGATGATTGCGCCATGCATGTCCTGGCGACCGTCGTGTCGCGGCCGAACGCCGACCGCGCCGTCATCGATGCCGGCTCGAAGGCGCTGACTTCGGATCTTCAGGGCTTCAGCGATTACGGGCTGATCGTCGGGTATCCCGAGGCCCGCATCACCAGCCTCTCGGAAGAACACGGCGTGATCGATCTCTCAACCTGCACCGGCCCCCGGCCCCAGATCGGCGAGAAGCTCTTCATCATCCCGAACCACACCTGCGTGGTTTCCAACCTCTTCGACACGATGGTCTTCCATCGAGGCGGCGTCGTGACTCGCGTCGAAGAGGTCGCCGCTCGCGGTCTCGTCTGGTAG
- a CDS encoding RidA family protein, with amino-acid sequence MPIKRYGTVQTGAGGKALPFARAVEADGWLYVSGQVAMEDGEIIDGNIIAQTHKTIANVLDILEEAGYGVEDVVRVGVWLDDPRDFWTFNKIYQEYFGEHPPARACVQSSMMVDCKVEIDCVAYKKKS; translated from the coding sequence ATGCCTATCAAGCGCTATGGCACTGTTCAAACGGGCGCCGGCGGCAAGGCGCTGCCTTTTGCGCGCGCCGTGGAAGCCGACGGATGGCTCTATGTTTCCGGACAGGTTGCGATGGAAGATGGTGAGATCATCGACGGCAACATCATTGCCCAGACCCACAAGACGATCGCAAATGTTCTTGATATCCTCGAAGAGGCCGGCTACGGCGTTGAGGATGTCGTGCGCGTCGGCGTCTGGCTCGACGACCCCCGTGATTTCTGGACCTTCAACAAGATTTATCAGGAGTATTTCGGCGAGCATCCGCCGGCGCGTGCCTGCGTGCAATCATCGATGATGGTCGATTGCAAGGTTGAGATCGACTGCGTGGCCTATAAGAAGAAGAGTTGA
- a CDS encoding SDR family oxidoreductase, whose translation MTQSAAIVTGAAGDIGAAIAARLADDHDVVLLADIDVTAAAAAASKLGPGNRFVAVGCDVTNEASIAELAKRAADAGVVRTLVNNAGAARATSLHDTTPEIWRADNALNLEAAFLCFRAFEPMLKASKGSVVNIASVNGMNVFGHPAYSAAKAGLLHFTRLVAVEYGKFGIRSNAVAPGTVKTQAWEVRAAANPNVFEEARRWYPLQRVVDPKDVANAVGFLAGPLAAAITGVCLPVDCGLTAGQAELARTFSQSEHY comes from the coding sequence ATGACCCAATCGGCAGCCATCGTGACGGGTGCTGCAGGCGATATCGGCGCGGCGATCGCCGCCCGGCTTGCCGATGACCACGATGTCGTGCTGCTCGCCGACATCGATGTGACGGCTGCCGCCGCCGCGGCTTCGAAGCTCGGGCCGGGCAATCGTTTCGTCGCCGTCGGATGTGACGTGACCAACGAGGCAAGCATTGCCGAATTGGCGAAACGCGCTGCAGATGCCGGCGTGGTTCGAACCCTCGTCAACAATGCCGGTGCCGCCCGCGCGACCAGCCTCCACGACACGACGCCGGAGATCTGGCGGGCGGACAATGCGCTCAATCTCGAAGCGGCATTCTTATGTTTCCGCGCCTTCGAGCCCATGCTGAAGGCTTCGAAAGGGTCCGTCGTCAACATCGCCTCGGTCAACGGCATGAATGTCTTCGGACACCCGGCCTATAGCGCCGCCAAGGCAGGCCTGCTGCACTTCACCCGGTTGGTCGCCGTGGAATACGGCAAGTTCGGCATCCGCTCCAATGCGGTCGCGCCCGGGACCGTGAAAACGCAGGCCTGGGAAGTGCGCGCCGCCGCCAATCCGAACGTTTTCGAGGAGGCGCGCCGCTGGTATCCGCTGCAGCGCGTGGTCGATCCCAAGGACGTCGCGAATGCCGTCGGCTTCCTTGCCGGCCCGCTGGCTGCAGCGATCACCGGCGTCTGCCTGCCTGTCGACTGCGGTCTCACGGCCGGCCAGGCTGAGCTTGCACGTACCTTCTCTCAATCGGAACATTACTGA
- a CDS encoding ABC transporter substrate-binding protein: MALALLGSTALTAVTAHAADKEISWIYCGDTIDPVHTKYIKQWEEKNAGWKIAPEVVGWAQCQDKATTLAAAGTPVAMAYVGSRTLKEFAQNDLIVKVPMTDDEKKGYYPHIVDTVTFEGTQWGVPIAFSTKALYWNKDLFKQAGLDPEKPPKTWAEEIEMAKTIKEKTGIPGFGLSAKTFDNTMHQFMHWVYTNNGSVIDADGKVTLDSPQILAALKAYKDISAYAEEGPTAYEQNEVRAIFLDGKVAMIQAGSGAADRLKKTQISWGITTLPLGPDAKGPGTLLITDSLAIFKGSGVEDKATEFAKFITSPEVQSEYELQGGAGLTPLRPSAKVDEFVAKDPYWKPLIEGISYGGPEPLFTDYKGFQNSVIEMIQSVVTGKAEPEAALKKAAGEIEAFK; the protein is encoded by the coding sequence ATGGCGCTCGCCTTGCTCGGTTCGACCGCACTGACCGCGGTCACTGCCCATGCGGCCGACAAGGAAATCAGCTGGATCTATTGCGGCGACACGATCGACCCGGTCCACACCAAATACATCAAGCAGTGGGAAGAAAAGAACGCTGGCTGGAAGATCGCCCCTGAGGTCGTCGGCTGGGCGCAGTGCCAGGACAAGGCAACGACGCTCGCAGCCGCCGGCACCCCGGTCGCCATGGCCTATGTCGGCTCGCGCACGCTGAAGGAATTCGCGCAGAACGATCTTATCGTCAAGGTGCCGATGACCGATGACGAGAAGAAGGGCTACTATCCCCACATCGTCGACACGGTGACCTTCGAGGGCACGCAGTGGGGCGTTCCGATCGCCTTTTCCACCAAGGCGCTCTACTGGAACAAGGACCTCTTCAAGCAGGCCGGCCTCGATCCTGAGAAGCCGCCGAAGACCTGGGCCGAAGAAATCGAGATGGCCAAGACCATCAAGGAAAAGACCGGCATCCCGGGCTTTGGTCTCTCCGCCAAGACCTTCGACAACACGATGCACCAGTTCATGCATTGGGTTTACACCAATAATGGCAGCGTGATCGATGCCGATGGCAAGGTTACGCTCGACAGCCCTCAGATCCTCGCCGCGCTGAAGGCGTATAAGGACATTTCGGCCTATGCCGAGGAAGGCCCGACGGCCTACGAGCAGAACGAAGTCCGCGCCATCTTCCTCGACGGCAAGGTCGCCATGATCCAGGCAGGATCGGGTGCGGCCGACCGCCTGAAGAAGACGCAGATCAGCTGGGGCATCACGACGCTGCCGCTTGGCCCCGACGCCAAAGGCCCGGGAACGCTTCTGATCACCGACAGCCTTGCGATCTTCAAGGGTTCTGGTGTCGAGGACAAGGCGACTGAGTTCGCCAAGTTCATCACCTCGCCCGAGGTCCAGTCGGAATACGAATTGCAGGGCGGCGCCGGCCTCACCCCGCTGCGTCCTTCGGCAAAGGTCGACGAATTCGTCGCCAAGGACCCTTACTGGAAGCCGCTCATCGAGGGCATCAGCTACGGTGGCCCCGAGCCGCTCTTCACCGACTATAAGGGTTTCCAGAACTCGGTGATCGAGATGATCCAGTCGGTGGTAACGGGCAAGGCCGAGCCGGAAGCCGCGCTCAAAAAGGCAGCCGGCGAAATCGAGGCGTTCAAGTAA
- a CDS encoding M81 family metallopeptidase — MRIFTAALATETNTFSPICVDRRAFEASLYAPPGQHPETPTLCTAPITVGRRVAREKGWELIEGTATWADPAGLVNRTTYEELRDEILGQLTAAMPVDAVVMGLHGAMVAAGYEDTEGDLLQRIREIVGPDVLICAELDPHSHLTAKRVAALDFAVYFKEFPHTDFVDRAEDLWRIAVETLEGRVKPVMSVFDCRMIDVFPTSREPMRSFVDKIMQIENDDPEILSISVIHGFMVGDVPEMGTKLLVVTDNKPEKGATLARELGLELFSKRGTFMVPQIDEKEAVSRAIAAKAWPVVIADVWDNPGGGTAGDATVVLGELIARGVRSAAIGTIWDPMAVQICFAAGEGAEIPLRFGAKSAPGTGNPIDGTVKVVKLVRNAEMQFGESLAPFGDAAHIVLDGIDIILNSTRAQSFDPSLFSVMGIDPTKQKILVIKSTNHFFASFSKIAAEILYCSAGTPYPNNPATTPYRRAPKTIWPIVADPHGIERGAA; from the coding sequence TTGCGCATTTTCACGGCAGCATTGGCGACCGAAACCAACACATTCTCCCCGATCTGCGTGGATCGCCGCGCATTCGAAGCCTCGCTTTACGCCCCGCCCGGCCAGCACCCCGAAACGCCGACGCTCTGCACCGCGCCGATCACCGTCGGACGGCGCGTCGCCCGGGAAAAAGGCTGGGAGCTGATCGAGGGAACCGCCACCTGGGCTGACCCCGCAGGCCTCGTCAACCGGACGACCTACGAAGAACTGCGTGACGAAATCCTCGGCCAGCTCACAGCGGCAATGCCTGTCGATGCCGTCGTCATGGGCCTGCACGGCGCCATGGTGGCCGCCGGTTATGAGGATACGGAAGGCGATCTTCTCCAGCGCATCCGCGAGATCGTCGGGCCTGACGTCCTTATCTGCGCCGAGCTCGATCCGCACAGCCATTTGACCGCAAAGCGCGTCGCGGCGCTCGATTTCGCCGTCTATTTCAAGGAATTCCCGCATACGGACTTCGTCGATCGCGCCGAGGACCTCTGGCGCATCGCTGTGGAAACGCTCGAAGGCCGGGTCAAGCCCGTCATGTCAGTGTTCGATTGCCGCATGATCGACGTCTTCCCGACATCACGCGAACCCATGCGCTCCTTCGTCGACAAGATCATGCAGATCGAGAATGACGATCCTGAGATTCTGTCGATCTCCGTCATCCACGGCTTCATGGTCGGCGACGTTCCCGAAATGGGAACAAAGCTGCTTGTCGTGACGGATAACAAGCCGGAAAAGGGCGCGACCCTGGCGCGTGAACTCGGCCTCGAACTTTTTTCCAAGCGCGGCACCTTCATGGTCCCGCAGATCGACGAGAAGGAAGCAGTCTCGCGCGCGATCGCCGCAAAGGCATGGCCCGTCGTCATCGCCGACGTCTGGGACAATCCGGGCGGGGGCACTGCCGGCGATGCGACCGTCGTCCTCGGCGAGCTGATCGCCCGCGGCGTCAGAAGTGCCGCAATCGGCACCATCTGGGATCCGATGGCCGTGCAGATTTGTTTTGCGGCAGGCGAGGGGGCGGAAATTCCGCTGCGTTTCGGCGCCAAATCGGCGCCCGGCACCGGCAATCCCATCGACGGCACCGTCAAGGTCGTCAAGCTGGTTAGGAATGCCGAGATGCAGTTCGGTGAAAGCCTGGCACCCTTCGGCGATGCCGCGCACATCGTGCTCGATGGCATCGACATCATCCTGAATTCCACGCGCGCCCAGAGCTTCGATCCGAGCCTCTTTTCCGTGATGGGCATCGATCCCACGAAGCAGAAGATCCTGGTGATCAAATCCACCAATCACTTCTTCGCGTCCTTCTCGAAGATTGCGGCGGAAATTCTTTACTGCTCGGCGGGAACGCCCTATCCCAATAATCCGGCGACGACGCCTTACCGGCGGGCGCCGAAGACCATTTGGCCGATCGTGGCCGACCCACATGGGATAGAACGCGGAGCCGCCTAG
- a CDS encoding nucleoside kinase codes for MGIKNYLIEGGSGTGKTSVATELERRGYHVVHGDRVLAYVGDPETGQALAGPPEGADRIAWGYAHWIWPVDKVRAIAADTTHPATFFCGGSRNFHKFLHLFDKVFVLDIDVETLNRRLDGRPNEPGFEPAERALVLRYHRTREYLPAGSTIDTANTVPSVVDDILAKLT; via the coding sequence ATGGGCATCAAGAACTATCTAATCGAAGGCGGCTCGGGTACTGGAAAGACGTCTGTCGCTACCGAACTGGAGCGGCGGGGCTACCATGTCGTCCATGGTGACCGCGTTTTGGCCTATGTCGGCGACCCCGAGACAGGCCAGGCGCTCGCGGGACCACCCGAAGGGGCAGACCGCATCGCTTGGGGATACGCTCACTGGATCTGGCCTGTCGACAAGGTCCGAGCTATAGCTGCCGACACCACCCATCCTGCTACGTTCTTTTGTGGCGGTTCGCGCAATTTCCACAAATTCCTGCACCTGTTCGATAAGGTTTTCGTGCTCGACATCGACGTTGAGACGTTGAACCGACGATTGGATGGGCGGCCGAATGAGCCGGGCTTCGAGCCGGCTGAGCGGGCCCTGGTACTCCGCTACCATCGTACCCGGGAATATCTTCCTGCCGGCAGTACTATCGACACGGCGAATACCGTCCCAAGTGTCGTCGACGACATCCTCGCTAAACTCACCTGA